A genomic segment from Bradyrhizobium sp. ISRA430 encodes:
- a CDS encoding class I adenylate-forming enzyme family protein: protein MDWSQHSLPPMRLEARFGDRVVPAFCERPASVWAMIAEACARNGDGEALIWGNVRLSWRQVVDQAARIAAGFRKLGLKRGDRVAILLGNRIEFPLLLFAAAHEGLVTVLLSTRQQKPEIAYVLTDCGARILIHEAALADRLPAAQDIPDIVDRIAIDNDPQRSRFAILADNAPAPAPVEVAEEDTAMILYTSGTTGKPKGAMLAHCNIIHSSMVFVSCLELTAADRSIAAVPLGHVTGVVANITTMIRCAGTLIIMPEFKAADYLQLAARERVTYTVMVPAMYNLCLLQPDFDGYDLSSWRIGGFGGAPMPIATIEKLKAKIPGLKLMNCYGSTETTSPSTIMPGELTASHIDSVGLPCPGARIVAVAADGRELPRGEIGELWIQSASVIKGYWSNPKATAESFTGGFWHSGDLGSVDADGFVRVFDRQKDMINRGGLKIYSAEVESVLAGHPAVVESAIIAKPCPVLGERVHAVVVTRTPVAGDVLRAWCAERLSDYKVPETMAITAEPLPRNANGKVLKRQLREQLTGT from the coding sequence ATGGACTGGTCGCAGCACTCACTTCCACCCATGCGACTCGAGGCCCGCTTCGGCGATCGCGTGGTGCCGGCATTTTGCGAGCGGCCGGCCAGCGTCTGGGCGATGATCGCGGAGGCCTGCGCGCGCAACGGCGATGGCGAGGCACTGATCTGGGGCAATGTGCGGCTGAGCTGGCGCCAGGTCGTGGACCAGGCCGCGCGGATCGCGGCGGGGTTTCGCAAGCTCGGCCTCAAGCGCGGCGACCGCGTCGCGATCCTGCTCGGCAATCGCATCGAATTTCCGCTGCTCCTGTTTGCCGCCGCGCATGAGGGGTTGGTGACGGTGCTGCTCAGCACGCGCCAGCAGAAGCCTGAGATCGCCTATGTGCTCACCGATTGCGGCGCCAGGATACTGATCCACGAGGCCGCGCTTGCCGACCGCCTGCCTGCTGCGCAGGATATTCCGGATATCGTCGATCGTATCGCCATCGACAATGATCCGCAGCGCTCGCGCTTCGCGATCCTTGCGGACAACGCACCGGCACCGGCGCCAGTAGAGGTCGCGGAGGAGGATACAGCGATGATCCTCTACACCTCGGGCACGACCGGTAAGCCGAAGGGCGCGATGCTCGCCCACTGCAACATCATCCATTCCTCGATGGTGTTCGTGTCGTGTCTGGAATTGACGGCGGCGGACCGTTCGATCGCGGCCGTGCCGCTCGGCCACGTCACCGGCGTCGTCGCCAACATCACGACCATGATCCGTTGCGCCGGCACGCTGATCATCATGCCGGAGTTCAAAGCGGCGGATTATCTCCAGCTCGCCGCGCGCGAGCGCGTCACCTACACGGTGATGGTGCCGGCGATGTACAATCTCTGCCTGCTCCAGCCGGATTTCGACGGCTACGATCTTTCGAGCTGGCGGATCGGCGGTTTCGGCGGCGCGCCGATGCCGATCGCGACCATCGAGAAGCTCAAGGCGAAGATTCCCGGCCTGAAGCTGATGAACTGCTATGGCTCGACCGAGACGACGTCGCCGTCGACGATCATGCCGGGCGAGCTGACCGCAAGCCATATCGATAGCGTCGGCCTGCCGTGCCCCGGAGCGCGGATCGTCGCGGTGGCGGCGGATGGGCGCGAGCTGCCGCGTGGCGAGATCGGCGAGCTCTGGATCCAAAGCGCCTCCGTGATCAAGGGCTACTGGAGCAACCCGAAAGCCACGGCCGAAAGCTTCACCGGCGGGTTCTGGCATTCCGGCGACCTCGGCTCGGTCGATGCGGACGGCTTCGTCCGCGTGTTCGACCGGCAGAAGGACATGATCAACCGCGGCGGCCTGAAGATCTATTCCGCCGAGGTCGAATCCGTGCTGGCCGGCCATCCCGCCGTGGTCGAGAGTGCGATCATCGCCAAGCCTTGCCCCGTATTGGGCGAGCGCGTCCACGCGGTGGTGGTGACGCGGACACCAGTTGCCGGCGACGTCCTACGCGCGTGGTGTGCGGAACGGCTGTCCGACTACAAGGTGCCGGAAACGATGGCGATCACTGCCGAGCCGCTGCCGCGCAATGCCAACGGCAAGGTGCTGAAGCGGCAATTGCGGGAGCAGCTCACAGGAACCTGA
- the sugE gene encoding quaternary ammonium compound efflux SMR transporter SugE: protein MAWTILFVAGLLEVAWAIGLKYTEGFTKLVPSVLTLAAMAGSIILLGLALKSLPIGTAYAVWTGIGAVGTAALGIILFGEPAAAFRLASIGLIVAGIVGLKLVT from the coding sequence ATGGCCTGGACCATATTGTTCGTCGCGGGTTTGCTGGAGGTCGCCTGGGCGATCGGACTGAAATACACCGAGGGTTTCACCAAGCTCGTTCCGTCGGTCCTCACGCTCGCCGCGATGGCGGGAAGCATCATCTTGCTCGGGCTCGCGCTCAAATCGCTTCCGATTGGAACCGCCTATGCGGTCTGGACCGGCATCGGCGCGGTCGGCACCGCGGCGCTGGGGATCATCCTGTTCGGCGAACCGGCCGCCGCATTTCGCCTCGCCAGCATCGGGCTGATCGTCGCCGGCATCGTGGGGCTGAAGCTCGTTACTTGA
- a CDS encoding branched-chain amino acid ABC transporter permease — protein sequence MQALYAQLLVGLINGSFYALLSLGLAVIFGMLNIINFAHGALYMMGAFVAYFLLDLGGINYWWALLIAPIIVGIFGMILERTMLQWLTGLDHLYGLLLTFGIALIVQGVFQNYFGSSGLPYAIPDQLKGGMNLGFMFLPVYRGWVVIFSLVVCLATWFLIEKTRLGAYLRAATENPTLVRAFGINVPRMITLTYGLGVGLAALAGVLSAPINQVRPLMGADLIIVVFAVVVIGGMGSIMGSIITGFALGVIEGLTKYFYPEASNTVVFVLMVLVLLVKPTGLTGRAA from the coding sequence ATGCAGGCTCTCTATGCACAGCTACTGGTGGGACTGATCAACGGCTCGTTCTACGCGCTGCTCAGTCTCGGGCTTGCCGTGATCTTCGGCATGCTCAACATCATCAATTTCGCTCATGGCGCGCTCTATATGATGGGCGCGTTCGTCGCCTATTTCCTGTTGGACCTTGGTGGCATCAACTATTGGTGGGCGCTGCTCATCGCGCCGATCATCGTCGGCATCTTCGGCATGATCCTGGAACGGACCATGCTGCAATGGCTGACGGGTCTCGACCATCTCTACGGATTGCTTCTGACCTTCGGCATCGCGCTAATCGTGCAGGGCGTGTTCCAGAACTACTTTGGTTCGTCTGGTCTGCCCTACGCGATTCCGGACCAGCTCAAGGGCGGCATGAATCTCGGCTTCATGTTCCTGCCCGTCTATCGCGGCTGGGTCGTTATCTTCTCTCTGGTCGTGTGCCTGGCCACCTGGTTCCTGATCGAGAAGACGCGGCTTGGCGCTTACCTGCGTGCCGCAACCGAGAATCCGACGCTGGTGCGCGCCTTCGGCATCAACGTGCCGCGTATGATCACGCTCACTTATGGCCTGGGCGTCGGCCTTGCTGCGCTGGCCGGCGTCTTGTCCGCGCCGATCAACCAGGTGCGGCCGCTGATGGGCGCCGACCTCATCATCGTCGTGTTCGCGGTGGTCGTGATCGGCGGCATGGGATCGATCATGGGATCGATCATCACCGGTTTTGCGCTCGGCGTGATCGAGGGCCTGACCAAGTATTTTTACCCCGAGGCCTCCAACACCGTCGTCTTCGTGCTGATGGTGCTGGTGCTGCTGGTGAAGCCGACGGGACTGACGGGAAGGGCGGCCTGA
- a CDS encoding peptide chain release factor 3, with product MSDIAITAESPARSPLAAEVARRRTFAIISHPDAGKTTLTEKLLLFGGAINLAGQVKAKGERRNTRSDWMKIERERGISVVTSVMTFEFEGLVFNLLDTPGHEDFSEDTYRTLTAVDSAVMVIDAAKGIEARTRKLFEVCRLRDIPIITFINKMDRESRDVFELLDEIEKTLALDTTPMTWPVGRGRDFLGTYDIVNGGVRLLEGGGAKTGAAQQIEIEELAKLNANLDVGAVKDELELVTEACKPFELEAFREGHLTPVYFGSALRNFGVGDLLEGLGKFAPEPRAQESDQRKIEAAEPRMSAFVFKIQANMDPNHRDRIAFARLCSGKLSRGMKAKLVRTGKSMPLSSPQFFFAQDRSVADEAFAGDVVGIPNHGTLRIGDTLTEGEDFTFVGVPSFAPEIVRRVRLTDAMKAKKLKEALQQMSEEGVVQVFRPRDGAPALVGVVGPLQLDVLKARLEAEYALPVEFEVSEFQLARWISSDDRKTLDTFIAANTSSIADDVDGDPVYLARNEFYLGYTKERAEGIAFANVKDVKKKG from the coding sequence ATGTCCGACATCGCCATTACAGCCGAATCGCCGGCCCGTTCCCCGCTTGCCGCTGAAGTGGCGCGGCGGCGCACCTTTGCGATCATCTCCCACCCGGACGCGGGCAAGACCACGCTGACCGAAAAGCTCCTGCTCTTCGGTGGCGCCATCAATCTCGCCGGCCAGGTCAAGGCCAAGGGCGAGCGCCGCAACACGCGTTCGGACTGGATGAAGATCGAGCGCGAGCGCGGCATCTCGGTCGTGACATCGGTGATGACCTTCGAGTTCGAGGGGCTCGTGTTCAACCTCCTGGACACGCCGGGCCACGAGGACTTTTCGGAAGACACTTATCGCACGCTGACGGCAGTCGACTCCGCCGTGATGGTGATCGACGCTGCGAAGGGCATCGAGGCGCGCACGCGAAAGCTGTTCGAGGTCTGCCGCCTGCGCGACATACCGATCATTACCTTCATCAACAAGATGGACCGCGAAAGCCGCGACGTCTTCGAGCTCCTTGACGAGATCGAGAAGACGCTCGCGCTCGACACCACGCCGATGACCTGGCCGGTCGGCCGCGGTCGCGACTTCCTCGGCACCTATGACATCGTCAACGGCGGCGTGCGCCTGCTCGAAGGCGGCGGCGCCAAGACCGGCGCGGCGCAGCAGATCGAGATCGAGGAGCTGGCGAAGCTCAATGCGAACCTCGATGTCGGGGCGGTCAAGGACGAGCTCGAGCTCGTCACCGAGGCCTGCAAGCCGTTCGAGCTCGAGGCCTTCCGCGAAGGTCACCTGACGCCGGTCTATTTCGGCAGCGCGCTGCGCAATTTCGGCGTCGGCGACCTGCTTGAAGGCCTCGGCAAGTTCGCGCCCGAGCCCCGGGCACAGGAGAGCGACCAGCGCAAGATCGAGGCGGCCGAGCCGCGCATGAGCGCTTTCGTGTTCAAGATCCAGGCGAACATGGACCCGAACCATCGCGACCGCATCGCCTTTGCGCGGTTGTGCTCGGGCAAGCTCAGCCGCGGCATGAAGGCCAAGCTGGTGCGCACCGGCAAGAGCATGCCGCTGTCGAGCCCGCAGTTCTTCTTCGCGCAGGACCGCTCGGTCGCGGACGAAGCCTTCGCCGGCGACGTCGTCGGCATCCCCAATCACGGCACCTTGCGCATCGGCGACACGCTGACCGAGGGCGAGGATTTCACGTTCGTCGGCGTGCCGAGCTTTGCACCGGAAATCGTCCGTCGCGTCCGGCTGACCGATGCGATGAAGGCGAAGAAGCTCAAGGAAGCGCTGCAGCAGATGTCGGAAGAGGGCGTGGTGCAGGTGTTCCGCCCGCGCGATGGTGCGCCGGCGCTTGTCGGCGTGGTCGGCCCGCTACAGCTCGACGTGCTGAAGGCGCGACTGGAGGCCGAATACGCACTGCCGGTCGAATTCGAGGTGAGCGAGTTCCAGCTTGCGCGCTGGATCTCCTCGGACGACCGCAAGACGCTCGATACCTTCATCGCCGCCAATACGTCGAGCATCGCCGATGATGTCGATGGCGATCCCGTGTACCTCGCCAGGAACGAATTCTATCTCGGCTATACCAAAGAGCGCGCCGAAGGCATCGCGTTCGCCAACGTCAAGGACGTGAAAAAGAAGGGGTAG
- a CDS encoding DUF47 domain-containing protein, producing MMRWFRNFLPKEERFFDLFDRHAQTVIQGAVALQGMLNGGEETPVYCQRVSQFENDADNVTREVLTAVRRTFITPFDRGDIKNLITSMDDAIDQMQQTAKAVMLFEVRAFEPPMREIGALLIECANLVGRALPLLQSIGPNVAMLTAITEELTKLEGRVDDLHDIGLKELFLKHRDGNAMDFIVGAEIYDHLEKVADRFDDVANEINSIVIEQV from the coding sequence ATGATGCGATGGTTTCGCAATTTCCTCCCCAAGGAAGAACGGTTCTTCGACCTGTTTGACCGTCATGCCCAGACCGTGATCCAGGGCGCCGTCGCGCTTCAGGGGATGCTGAACGGCGGCGAGGAGACCCCGGTCTATTGCCAGCGCGTCAGTCAGTTTGAGAACGATGCCGACAACGTCACCCGTGAGGTGCTGACGGCGGTGCGCCGCACCTTCATCACGCCGTTCGACCGCGGTGACATCAAGAACCTCATCACGTCCATGGACGACGCCATCGACCAGATGCAGCAGACGGCCAAGGCCGTGATGCTGTTCGAGGTCCGCGCTTTCGAGCCGCCTATGCGCGAGATCGGTGCGCTTCTGATCGAATGCGCCAATCTGGTCGGCCGCGCGCTGCCGCTGCTGCAGTCGATCGGCCCGAACGTCGCCATGCTGACCGCCATCACCGAAGAGCTGACCAAGCTGGAGGGTCGGGTCGACGATCTCCACGACATCGGGCTGAAGGAATTGTTCCTCAAGCACCGGGACGGCAACGCGATGGACTTCATCGTCGGCGCGGAGATCTACGACCACCTCGAAAAGGTCGCCGACCGCTTCGATGACGTGGCGAACGAGATCAACAGTATCGTCATCGAGCAGGTCTAG
- the panB gene encoding 3-methyl-2-oxobutanoate hydroxymethyltransferase, with protein sequence MSVQSAVKRKTAPDLRVRKNGEPIVMLTSYHAHTAALVDRHCDAILVGDSLGNVMHGFETTVPVTLDMMILQGCAVMRGSRQALVVVDMPFGSYEGSKEQAFQSAVRIMKETQCGAVKLEGGARMAETVAFLAERGIPVMGHIGLTPQSINALGSFRAQGREETNWAPIENDARAIAEAGAFSIVIEAVAEPLARKITQSIAVPTIGIGASAACDGQILVLEDMLGLSPRSPKFVRRYGNLGPAIEEAIAAYARDVKSRAFPGPEHVYAMKKN encoded by the coding sequence ATGTCCGTCCAATCCGCCGTCAAGCGCAAGACCGCGCCCGACCTCCGCGTTCGCAAGAATGGCGAGCCGATCGTGATGCTGACCTCATATCACGCGCATACCGCCGCGCTGGTCGACCGGCACTGCGACGCGATCCTGGTCGGCGATTCCCTGGGCAATGTCATGCACGGATTCGAGACCACGGTGCCCGTGACGCTCGACATGATGATCCTGCAGGGCTGCGCGGTGATGCGCGGCTCTCGGCAGGCGCTCGTCGTCGTCGACATGCCGTTCGGCTCCTACGAAGGCTCGAAGGAGCAGGCCTTCCAGTCGGCGGTGCGGATCATGAAGGAAACGCAGTGCGGTGCGGTCAAGCTCGAGGGCGGCGCGCGGATGGCGGAGACGGTGGCATTTCTCGCCGAGCGCGGCATTCCCGTGATGGGCCATATCGGGCTGACGCCACAATCGATCAACGCGCTTGGCTCGTTCCGCGCACAAGGCCGCGAGGAGACGAATTGGGCGCCGATCGAGAACGACGCCAGGGCGATCGCAGAGGCGGGGGCTTTCTCGATCGTGATCGAGGCGGTCGCCGAGCCGCTGGCGCGCAAGATCACGCAATCGATCGCCGTTCCTACCATCGGCATTGGCGCGAGCGCAGCCTGCGATGGCCAGATTTTGGTGTTGGAGGATATGCTCGGCTTGTCGCCGCGGTCGCCTAAATTCGTGCGCCGCTATGGCAATCTCGGGCCGGCGATCGAGGAAGCCATCGCGGCCTATGCGCGCGACGTGAAGAGCCGTGCCTTCCCGGGCCCGGAGCACGTCTACGCGATGAAGAAGAATTGA
- a CDS encoding NnrU family protein — MGLLVMILGLVLFFAAHVFTTKRKARAQAIAKLGEGTYKILYALVSLAGLALIVWGFGHYRATGWIDVWYPPKALKHITVALMLPAVILVVASYIRGRIYATLKHPMLAGIKLWAAAHLLANGDLGSIILFGSFLGWAVYDRISLKHRTDSGAPPIPIGGATNDLIAVAVGVVAYLALAFAFHPVVIGVPVMGS; from the coding sequence GTGGGTCTGCTCGTCATGATCCTGGGGCTCGTGCTGTTTTTCGCGGCCCATGTATTCACCACGAAACGCAAGGCGCGGGCACAGGCGATCGCGAAGCTGGGTGAGGGGACCTACAAGATCCTCTATGCGCTGGTGTCGCTGGCGGGTCTTGCGCTGATCGTCTGGGGCTTTGGCCATTATCGAGCGACCGGCTGGATCGACGTGTGGTATCCTCCGAAGGCGCTGAAGCACATCACCGTTGCGCTGATGCTGCCCGCGGTCATTCTGGTGGTTGCATCCTACATTCGTGGCCGCATCTATGCGACGTTGAAGCATCCGATGCTGGCCGGCATCAAACTGTGGGCCGCGGCGCATCTGTTGGCGAACGGCGATCTCGGCTCCATCATTCTGTTCGGTTCGTTCCTGGGCTGGGCGGTCTATGACCGCATCTCGCTGAAACACCGCACCGATAGCGGCGCCCCGCCGATTCCGATCGGCGGCGCCACCAACGACCTGATCGCGGTCGCGGTTGGGGTCGTCGCCTACCTCGCGCTCGCCTTCGCGTTCCATCCCGTCGTGATCGGCGTGCCTGTCATGGGATCCTGA
- a CDS encoding inorganic phosphate transporter, producing the protein MDVALGLPVLVALIAVALLFDFLNGLHDAANSIATIVSTRVLRPQFAVFWAAFFNFVAFMVFGLHVAQTIGTGIIEPSIVDAQVIFAALVGAIVWNLVTWALGIPSSSSHALIGGLVGGGMAKAGISAAVWSGLSKTVLAIVLSPLVGFLLAMMLVAIVSWASVRSTPFAVDRAFRILQFASASLYSLGHGGNDAQKTMGIIAVLLYSQGHLGSEFSVPFWVVLSCQAAMALGTLMGGWRIVRTMGLRITKLTPMQGFCAETGGAATLFMATFLGVPVSTTHTITGAIVGVGAARRVSAVRWNVASSIVYAWVITIPASAIVAALSWWAVQIFK; encoded by the coding sequence GTGGATGTCGCGTTGGGTCTTCCCGTCCTGGTCGCACTGATCGCCGTCGCGCTGCTGTTCGACTTTCTGAACGGTCTGCACGACGCCGCCAATTCGATCGCGACCATCGTCTCGACCCGCGTGTTGCGGCCGCAATTCGCCGTGTTCTGGGCCGCCTTCTTCAATTTCGTGGCTTTCATGGTGTTCGGCCTACACGTGGCTCAGACGATTGGCACCGGCATCATCGAACCCTCGATCGTCGATGCCCAGGTGATCTTCGCCGCCCTCGTCGGCGCCATCGTCTGGAACCTCGTCACCTGGGCGCTCGGAATCCCGTCCTCGTCGTCGCATGCGCTAATCGGCGGTCTCGTCGGCGGCGGCATGGCCAAGGCAGGAATCTCGGCGGCGGTGTGGAGCGGATTGTCCAAGACCGTGCTGGCAATCGTGCTGTCGCCCTTGGTCGGCTTCCTGCTCGCGATGATGCTGGTTGCGATCGTGTCGTGGGCCTCGGTGCGCTCGACGCCGTTCGCGGTCGACCGCGCCTTCCGCATCCTGCAATTCGCCTCGGCCTCGCTCTATTCGCTCGGCCATGGCGGCAATGATGCCCAGAAGACCATGGGCATCATCGCCGTGCTGCTCTATTCGCAGGGGCATCTGGGCAGCGAATTCTCCGTGCCGTTCTGGGTGGTGCTGTCGTGTCAGGCGGCGATGGCGCTGGGCACGCTGATGGGCGGCTGGCGCATCGTCCGCACCATGGGCCTGCGCATCACGAAGCTGACGCCGATGCAGGGTTTTTGCGCCGAGACCGGCGGTGCCGCGACGTTGTTCATGGCGACGTTCCTCGGCGTTCCCGTTTCGACCACCCACACCATCACCGGCGCGATCGTCGGCGTCGGCGCCGCGCGCCGTGTCTCGGCGGTGCGCTGGAACGTCGCAAGCTCGATCGTCTACGCCTGGGTGATCACGATCCCAGCGTCAGCGATCGTGGCGGCGCTGAGCTGGTGGGCGGTCCAGATCTTCAAGTAA
- a CDS encoding branched-chain amino acid ABC transporter permease gives MTALTDDTLPTTPHAMRDEMIVFVVMALLLAAVPFSGIYPFFVMQALCFALLACAFNLLIGYGGLLSFGHAMFLGTAGYCSAHALKVWGLPPELGILVGVAAAFLLSIVTGYVSIRRQGIYFSMITLALSQLLYFIYLQAPFTHGEDGIQGIPQGHMFGLFDLSKPTVLYYVVLIGFLAGFLLIFRIINSPFGEVLKSIRENEQRAISLGYRTDQYKFLAFVLSGTLAGFAGSLKVFVAQNASLTDVHWSMSGEVVLMTLVGGLGTIFGPVVGAFVIIAMQQYLASFGQWVTVIQGAIFVICVLTFRRGAIGEIAHYLRRSL, from the coding sequence ATGACAGCCTTGACAGACGATACGCTGCCGACGACCCCGCACGCGATGCGCGACGAGATGATCGTGTTCGTGGTGATGGCGCTGCTGCTGGCCGCCGTGCCGTTCAGCGGTATCTATCCGTTCTTCGTGATGCAGGCGCTGTGCTTTGCGCTGCTCGCCTGTGCCTTCAACCTGCTGATCGGCTATGGTGGCCTCTTGTCGTTCGGCCACGCGATGTTCCTCGGTACCGCCGGCTATTGCAGCGCGCATGCACTGAAGGTGTGGGGGCTGCCGCCAGAGCTCGGTATCCTCGTCGGCGTCGCCGCGGCCTTCCTGCTTTCGATCGTGACTGGCTACGTCTCGATCCGCCGCCAGGGCATCTATTTCTCGATGATCACGCTGGCGCTGTCGCAGCTCCTGTACTTCATCTACCTCCAGGCACCGTTTACCCATGGTGAGGACGGTATTCAGGGCATTCCGCAAGGCCACATGTTCGGCCTCTTCGATCTGTCCAAGCCGACCGTGCTCTACTATGTCGTGCTGATTGGCTTCCTCGCCGGCTTCCTGCTGATATTTCGCATCATCAATTCGCCATTCGGCGAGGTGCTGAAGTCGATCCGCGAGAACGAGCAACGCGCGATTTCGCTGGGCTATCGCACCGACCAGTACAAATTCCTGGCCTTCGTGCTGTCGGGTACGCTGGCCGGCTTTGCCGGATCGCTGAAAGTGTTCGTGGCGCAGAATGCCTCGCTCACCGACGTGCACTGGTCGATGTCCGGCGAAGTCGTGCTGATGACGCTGGTCGGCGGCCTCGGAACGATCTTTGGCCCGGTGGTCGGCGCCTTCGTGATCATCGCCATGCAGCAATATCTGGCGAGCTTTGGCCAGTGGGTGACGGTGATCCAGGGCGCGATCTTCGTAATCTGCGTGCTCACCTTCCGTCGCGGCGCCATCGGTGAAATCGCCCATTATCTCCGCAGATCGCTCTAA
- a CDS encoding tetratricopeptide repeat protein: MSELFDEVDEEVRREQLKKLWDKYSIYFIALMVLIVAAVGGWRGYQYLEAKKAAEAGAAFEKAVELSDQDKHADAEKAFTEVAAKAPSGYRTLARLRAAAEAAVADPKAAAKMYDDIAADRSVGAEWQDLAKIRAAGLLLDGASYADIQQRLEASASAGSTFRHTAREMLALSAWRNGDTSAARKWLDAIAEDGETPPGLRSRAEALQALLPPVAKS; the protein is encoded by the coding sequence GTGTCTGAATTATTTGACGAAGTCGACGAGGAAGTACGTCGCGAACAGCTCAAGAAGCTGTGGGATAAATATTCGATCTACTTCATCGCGCTGATGGTGCTGATCGTGGCGGCCGTCGGCGGCTGGCGCGGCTACCAGTACCTGGAGGCCAAGAAGGCCGCCGAGGCCGGCGCCGCCTTCGAGAAGGCCGTGGAATTGTCGGATCAGGACAAGCACGCGGACGCGGAGAAGGCCTTCACGGAGGTCGCTGCCAAGGCGCCGTCGGGCTATCGCACGCTGGCGCGGCTGCGTGCCGCGGCCGAGGCCGCGGTCGCCGATCCCAAGGCTGCTGCCAAGATGTATGACGACATCGCCGCCGATCGCAGCGTTGGTGCCGAGTGGCAGGATCTCGCCAAGATTCGCGCCGCCGGGCTGCTGCTCGACGGCGCGAGCTACGCCGATATACAGCAGCGGTTGGAGGCCTCGGCCTCGGCCGGCTCGACCTTCCGTCACACCGCCCGCGAGATGCTGGCGCTGTCGGCCTGGCGCAATGGTGACACGAGCGCGGCCCGCAAATGGCTGGACGCGATTGCGGAGGACGGCGAGACGCCGCCGGGTCTACGGTCGCGCGCCGAGGCGCTCCAGGCCTTGCTGCCGCCCGTCGCCAAAAGCTGA
- a CDS encoding ABC transporter substrate-binding protein produces the protein MKTRSIASFLLTTALTFAAAGVASAQDKTVKIGALSDQSGLYADLGGPGSTLAAQMAAEDSGLTAKGWKIDIVSGDHQNKPDIGTAIARQWFDVDKVDVIVDVPNSGVALAVNNVVKEKNGVYINSGAATSDLTNAQCSPNTVHWTYDTYMLAHTTGQALVKAGGDTWFFLTADYAFGAALERDTTAVITANGGKVVGGVKHPLNTPDFSSFLLQAQASKAKIIGLANAGGDTTNSIKQAAEFGIVKGGQKLAALLLFLTDVKAIGLETAQGLNFTETFYWDMNDQTRAFSKRFAERMKNNAPPTMVQAGVYAGLRHYFKALESLGGNPHDGAKVVEKMKSMPTQDELFGKGEIQPNGRTIHNAYLFEVKKPSESKGPWDFYKLVGTVPGDQAFTPLSESKCALLKK, from the coding sequence ATGAAGACCAGGTCGATTGCGTCGTTTCTGTTGACCACAGCTCTGACGTTCGCTGCAGCAGGCGTCGCTTCCGCGCAGGACAAGACCGTCAAGATCGGCGCGCTGTCCGATCAGTCCGGCCTCTATGCTGATCTCGGCGGACCCGGCTCGACCCTGGCCGCGCAAATGGCTGCGGAAGACTCCGGTCTCACGGCGAAGGGCTGGAAGATCGACATCGTCTCGGGCGATCATCAGAACAAGCCCGACATCGGCACCGCAATCGCACGGCAGTGGTTCGACGTCGACAAGGTCGACGTCATCGTCGACGTCCCGAACTCCGGCGTGGCGCTCGCCGTCAACAACGTCGTGAAGGAGAAAAACGGCGTCTACATCAATTCCGGCGCGGCGACCTCGGATCTCACCAATGCGCAGTGCTCGCCCAATACCGTGCACTGGACCTACGACACCTACATGCTCGCCCACACCACAGGCCAGGCGCTGGTGAAGGCCGGCGGCGACACCTGGTTCTTCCTGACGGCAGACTACGCCTTCGGTGCGGCGCTGGAGCGCGACACCACGGCGGTCATTACCGCCAATGGCGGCAAGGTGGTCGGCGGCGTCAAGCATCCGCTCAACACGCCGGACTTCTCCTCGTTCCTGCTCCAGGCGCAGGCCTCCAAGGCCAAGATCATCGGCCTTGCCAACGCAGGCGGCGACACCACCAACTCGATCAAGCAGGCGGCGGAGTTCGGTATCGTCAAGGGCGGCCAGAAGCTTGCGGCGCTGCTCCTGTTCCTCACCGACGTCAAAGCGATCGGTCTCGAGACTGCACAGGGGCTGAACTTCACCGAGACCTTCTATTGGGACATGAACGACCAGACCCGGGCGTTCTCGAAGCGTTTCGCCGAGCGGATGAAGAATAATGCGCCGCCGACCATGGTGCAGGCCGGCGTCTATGCGGGCCTGCGTCACTATTTCAAGGCGCTGGAATCGCTTGGCGGCAACCCGCATGACGGGGCGAAGGTTGTCGAGAAGATGAAGTCGATGCCGACGCAAGACGAGCTGTTCGGCAAGGGCGAGATACAGCCCAACGGCCGCACCATCCACAATGCCTACCTGTTCGAGGTGAAGAAGCCCTCCGAGTCCAAGGGGCCGTGGGACTTCTACAAGCTGGTCGGCACTGTGCCGGGCGACCAGGCCTTCACGCCGCTGTCGGAAAGCAAGTGCGCGCTGTTGAAGAAGTAA